A single Oryza brachyantha chromosome 8, ObraRS2, whole genome shotgun sequence DNA region contains:
- the LOC121055225 gene encoding uncharacterized protein LOC121055225, with amino-acid sequence MARSTTPTRRPASSSSVCCRVRLSAATGARAQHPRQPNGGLSSLPSSVVRLSLPATTAFVSSRGGGGGGERGRRECACSPTTHPGSFRCARHRSAAQQAAAAARPPSAPGLLHGDARRSAMANPLVRIAAVEGGDHVRRAVASLIRPSSHHRRRRAAFLPRPSRLSAMSAAAATSSP; translated from the coding sequence ATGGCGAGGTCTACAACGCCGACGCGGCGACcggcatcctcctcctccgtctgCTGCCGCGTCAGGCtatccgccgccaccggcgcaCGCGCGCAGCACCCGCGCCAGCCGAACGGCGGCCTGAGCAGCCTCCCGTCGTCCGTCGTCCGTCTCTCGCTCCCGGCCACCACCGCCTTCGTGTCGtcccgcggtggcggcggcggcggcgagcgcgggaggagggagtGCGCGTGCTCGCCCACCACGCACCCTGGCTCCTTCCGCTGCGCGCGTCACCGGAGCGCGgcgcagcaggcggcggctgCCGCGCGTCCTCCGTCCGCGCCCGGTCTGCTTCACGGCGACGCGAGGCGGTCGGCGATGGCCAACCCCCTGGTGCGCatcgcggcggtggagggcggcgaccacgtccgccgcgccgtcgcgtcgctcaTCCGCCCGTCctcccaccaccgccgccgccgcgccgccttccTCCCGCGCCCCAGCCGCCTCTCCGCCatgtccgccgccgctgccacctcGTCGCCATGA